A window of the Brassica oleracea var. oleracea cultivar TO1000 chromosome C1, BOL, whole genome shotgun sequence genome harbors these coding sequences:
- the LOC106337160 gene encoding uncharacterized protein LOC106337160: MLEDLTVRLPLMDAIQMMPSMRSFMKGLISGKTSEESEFMTISKECSAVLQNRQIKKQGDPSKFVLSIQNGKTVFSSSLVDLGFSVNLMPYSVARHLGYTHFKPAWMSLVFAYRSVKSPVGILEDLQVKFGNTSVPADFVVLELEEESKDPLILGRPFLCTVGAIIDVRQGKIDLNLGDIVMQFKMDELLKKPMLDGQAFKVDEGIDPLQPRDGMIEEILTEDPLELALVRAEAEQSVENIDADGYAKMLDSARSMGRMVASPSLGEESNKDENTPTRASPLPNSPNQPDDPWSELKAPKVELKPLPKGLRYAFFGPNSTYHVIVNAELKNVEIALLLCELRKYHKALGYSLADIPGISPDLCMHRIHLEDESMTSVKHQRRLNPNLKDVVKKEIMKLLEAGVIYAIYDSKWVSLVHVVPKKGGITVITNEKNELIPTRIFDFNSECVAAFHTIKGALVSAPVVQPPDWDLPFEIMTDASDFAVGAVLGQRKDKKLHVIYYASKTMDEAQCRYATTEKELVAIVFAFEKFRSYRVGSKVVVHTDHAALKYLLTKKDAKPRLLRWILLLQEFDLEIKDKKGVENGVACHLSRMKIEDNTALDEEHTVEHYSHLPWFAEIVNFLAAEKEPLKFTGNEKRKFLREARQYVWDEPYLYKQDSHAYIARCDTCQRLGNISKRNEMPQNYILEVEVFDCWGVDFMGPFPSSFKNEYILVAIDYVSKWVEAVASPTNDAKVVTKMFSSIIFPRFGVPRVVISDGGTHFINKAFQGLLKKNGVKHKVATAYHPQTSRQAEVSNREVKNILQKTVNTSRKDWSLKLDDAL; the protein is encoded by the exons ATGCTGGAGGACCTAACCGTCCGACTCCCCTTGATGGATGCGATCCAAATGATGCCCTCCATGCGCAGCTTTATGAAGGGATTAATCTCAGGAAAAACATCAGAGGAGAGCGAATTCATGACTATCTCTAAGGAGTGCAGCGCAGTGCTTCAGAACAGACAGATAAAGAAGCAAGGAGACCCTAGCAAGTTCGTCCTATCTATCCAGAATGGGAAGACAGTTTTCTCATCCTCCCTGGTTGATCTGGGATTCAGCGTAAACCTCATGCCCTACTCTGTAGCAAGACATCTGGGATACACGCATTTCAAACCAGCTTGGATGTCCTTGGTGTTCGCGTATAGATCAGTTAAGTCCCCGGTTGGTATTCTAGAGGATCTCCAAGTAAAATTCGGGAACACCTCTGTTCCAGCAGACTTCGTAGTTCTAGAGCTGGAAGAGGAATCCAAAGATCCTCTCATTTTAGGAAGACCATTCCTATGTACTGTTGGAGCCATCATTGATGTGCGGCAAGGGAAGATTGATCTCAATCTGGGAGACATAGTCATGCAGTTCAAGATGGATGAGTTGCTGAAGAAGCCGATGCTGGATGGACAGGCCTTCAAGGTGGATGAAGGGATTGATCCGCTGCAACCTCGCGACGGGATGATCGAGGAGATTCTTACAGAAGATCCACTTGAGCTTGCACTAGTAAGAGCTGAGGCCGAGCAGAGTGTCGAGAACATTGACGCAGACGGGTATGCTAAGATGCTTGACTCCGCAAGGAGTATGGGAAGAATGGTGGCGAGTCCAAGTCTGGGGGAAGAAAGCAACAAGGACGAGAACACTCCAACTAGAGCGTCCCCTTTACCGAACTCGCCAAACCAACCTGATGATCCCTGGAGCGAGTTGAAGGCTCCCAAGGTTGAGCTAAAACCCCTTCCCAAGGGGCTCAGGTACGCTTTCTTCGGTCCGAATTCCACTTACCATGTCATTGTGAACGCTGAACTCAAAAATGTGGAAATTGCACTGCTTTTGTGTGAGCTTAGGAAGTATCATAAGGCATTAGGATATTCACTAGCTGACATACCTGGCATCTCACCTGATTTATGCATGCATAGAATACACCTAGAAGATGAATCAATGACTTCTGTTAAACATCAGAGGAGGTTAAACCCGAATCTAAAAGATGTTGTTAAGAAAGAGATAATGAAACTTCTTGAAGCGGGTGTGATCTATGCCATATATGATAGTAAGTGGGTTAGCCTTGTTCATGTAGTACCTAAGAAAGGTGGGATCACTGTTATCACAAATGAAAAGAATGAATTGATCCCTACTAGAATA TTTGATTTTAACAGCGAGTGCGTAGCTGCGTTCCATACGATCAAAGGAGCTCTAGTCAGCGCACCTGTTGTACAACCGCCAGACTGGGATCTCCCTTTTGAGATCATGACTGATGCTAGCGATTTTGCAGTTGGAGCAGTCCTTGGGCAGCGCAAGGACAAGAAACTTCATGTGATCTATTACGCAAGCAAAACCATGGATGAAGCTCAATGCAGATACGCTACGACTGAGAAGGAACTCGTAGCTATTGTTTTTGCATTCGAGAAGTTCAGATCCTACCGGGTGGGATCAAAGGTGGTTGTGCACACAGACCATGCTGCTCTTAAGTACTTGCTCACAAAGAAGGATGCAAAACCGAGGTTGTTGAGGTGGATTCTTCTTCTCCAAGAATTTGATCTCGAGATAAAAGACAAAAAGGGAGTCGAGAATGGGGTTGCATGCCACTTGTCCAGAATGAAGATTGAGGACAACACAGCTCTTGATGAAGAACACACAGTGGAACAC TACTCTCACCTCCCCTGGTTTGCTGAGATTGTGAACTTCCTAGCTGCTGAAAAGGAACCACTTAAGTTCACTGGAAACGAGAAGAGGAAATTCTTAAGAGAGGCGAGGCAGTATGTTTGGGATGAACCATACTTGTACAAA CAGGATTCTCACGCCTACATAGCTCGATGCGATACATGCCAGCGACTTGGGAACATCAGCAAAAGGAATGAAATGCCTCAGAATTACATTTTAGAAGTTGAGGTATTCGACTGTTGGGGAGTCGACTTCATGGGACCATTCCCTTCGTCCTTCAAGAACGAGTACATCCTGGTCGCCATTGACTATGTCTCCAAGTGGGTAGAAGCAGTGGCGAGTCCCACTAATGATGCAAAAGTGGTGACTAAGATGTTCAGCTCCATCATCTTTCCGAGATTTGGGGTGCCTAGAGTGGTCATTAGCGATGGCGGAACACACTTCATCAACAAGGCATTTCAGGGTCTGTTGAAGAAGAATGGGGTGAAACACAAGGTGGCTACCGCTTATCACCCCCAGACGAGTCGACAGGCTGAAGTTTCCAACAGGGAAGTCAAGAACATTCTACAGAAAACTGTCAATACCTCGCGCAAGGACTGGTCGCTTAAGCTGGACGATGCTCTCTGA
- the LOC106298696 gene encoding adenylate isopentenyltransferase 7, mitochondrial-like, whose protein sequence is MKFSISAPKQVQPILSFKNKPSIVNVNSFLHPHEKVVFVMGATGSGKSRLAIDLATRFQTDIINSDKIQVYKGLDVLTNKVTPQECRGVPHHLLGVFDSEDGNLTATDFALLASQEISTLSANNKLPIVAGGSNSYIEALANHSSGPLLNNYECCFIWVDVSLPVLNSFVSKRVDRMMEAGLLDEVRQVYDPKADYSVGIRRAIGVPELHEYLRYESLVDRATQRKMLDVAVKKIKQNTEILACRQLQKIQRLSKKWKSCMHHVDATEVFLKHNEEEADEAWENLVARPTKRIVDKFSNRHVMKNDSVEHCLTTIGAAS, encoded by the coding sequence ATGAAATTCTCAATCTCAGCACCGAAGCAGGTACAACCAATCTTGAGCTTCAAAAACAAACCATCCATTGTCAACGTCAACTCTTTCCTCCATCCTCACGAAAAAGTCGTCTTCGTAATGGGAGCCACTGGATCCGGCAAGTCTCGTCTCGCCATCGACCTAGCAACACGGTTTCAAACAGATATCATAAACTCCGACAAGATCCAAGTTTACAAGGGCCTCGACGTCCTTACAAATAAAGTGACACCTCAAGAATGTCGAGGCGTGCCTCACCACTTGCTCGGGGTATTTGACTCGGAAGATGGAAACCTAACGGCCACCGACTTCGCTCTCCTTGCGTCACAAGAGATCTCAACACTCTCAGCTAACAACAAGCTTCCTATAGTAGCCGGTGGATCAAACTCATACATCGAAGCACTTGCGAACCATTCGTCTGGACCATTGTTAAACAACTACGAATGTTGTTTCATTTGGGTCGACGTTTCCTTACCAGTTCTTAACTCTTTCGTCTCAAAACGTGTCGATCGTATGATGGAAGCAGGATTACTAGATGAAGTAAGACAAGTATATGATCCCAAAGCGGATTATTCTGTCGGGATACGACGAGCTATCGGAGTCCCCGAGCTCCACGAGTACTTACGGTACGAATCTCTAGTGGACCGTGCCACACAAAGAAAGATGCTTGACGTAGCGGTTAAAAAGATCAAACAGAACACAGAGATATTAGCTTGTCGACAGTTACAAAAGATTCAACGCCTGAGCAAGAAGTGGAAGTCGTGTATGCACCATGTGGACGCCACGGAAGTGTTCTTGAAACATAATGAAGAAGAAGCAGACGAGGCTTGGGAGAATCTTGTAGCGAGACCAACAAAGAGAATCGTCGACAAGTTTTCTAATAGACATGTGATGAAAAATGATTCTGTTGAGCATTGTTTGACCACCATTGGAGCGGCGTCATAG